A genome region from Labilibaculum antarcticum includes the following:
- a CDS encoding thioredoxin domain-containing protein, giving the protein MMRIKFTRAVLLLSLLLIKGNLAHSQNHNNTMKHAHTNHLIKENSPYLLQHAHNPVNWYPWGEEALAKAKKENKPILVSIGYAACHWCHVMERESFENEEVAKLMNEFFVCIKVDREERPDIDQIYMDAVQMMTGSGGWPLNCFAMPDGKPFFGGTYFPADNWMNVLKGIHNAWVNETEKVKGVAEQLAKGIRENEIITVKAEAEPFAVADLEKAFRQWESEFDTREGGTNRAPKFPLPNSLQFLLRYYYFTKNMDALNQVTLTLDKMAMGGIYDQVGGGFSRYSVDAIWKVPHFEKMLYDNGQLISLYAEAYQLTKIPEYKQVIEQTLEFIDRELSLPEGGFYSSLDADSEGVEGKFYVWEKAEVDQLLGNQSELFCEYYGITDRANWEEGNILMIQSEKATLADQFQISVKKLEEVLEKGRRALLEKRKDRIRPGLDDKSLTSWNALMLKGYVDAYKALGDEEYLNKAIKNAEFIQKYLWKGKAHLHRNYKDGNSKINGFLDDYSFTIEAFVALYQATFNEEWLLKANDLLEHVILHFSDEQSGMFFYTSDEDPNLIARKMELIDNVIPSSNSSIAKSLFLVGTYLDKGRYIERSGQMLANVKPRLEKSISYHSNWGQLYFWLVNPLIEIVVVGEDAIAQKRKIEELFLPNVLISGSKSESILPLLQNRYVNGQTTFYLCKNHTCKLPVSNVNDLLKQLNTMNGYQ; this is encoded by the coding sequence ATGATGCGAATTAAATTTACACGGGCGGTATTGCTTTTATCGCTTTTGCTGATAAAAGGAAATCTTGCTCATTCTCAAAATCACAATAATACAATGAAACACGCACATACAAATCACTTAATTAAGGAGAATAGTCCTTACCTGTTACAGCATGCTCACAATCCGGTCAATTGGTATCCTTGGGGCGAAGAGGCCTTGGCTAAAGCCAAAAAAGAGAACAAACCCATATTGGTGAGCATTGGTTATGCGGCTTGCCACTGGTGTCATGTAATGGAGCGGGAGAGTTTCGAGAACGAAGAAGTCGCCAAGCTGATGAACGAATTTTTTGTCTGCATAAAAGTCGATCGCGAAGAGCGGCCCGATATCGATCAAATTTACATGGATGCCGTGCAAATGATGACTGGCAGTGGGGGATGGCCCTTAAATTGTTTTGCCATGCCCGATGGGAAACCATTTTTTGGAGGGACCTATTTCCCTGCCGATAATTGGATGAATGTGCTGAAAGGAATTCACAATGCCTGGGTCAACGAAACTGAAAAGGTGAAGGGCGTAGCGGAACAGTTGGCCAAGGGAATCCGTGAAAACGAAATAATTACGGTAAAGGCCGAAGCAGAGCCATTCGCTGTCGCGGATTTAGAAAAAGCATTTCGCCAGTGGGAATCCGAATTCGATACCCGCGAAGGGGGGACTAATCGGGCCCCAAAATTCCCATTGCCCAATTCTCTTCAGTTTTTGCTGCGTTACTATTATTTCACTAAAAATATGGACGCATTAAATCAGGTAACGCTTACGCTTGATAAAATGGCCATGGGAGGTATTTACGATCAGGTGGGCGGAGGTTTTTCCCGTTACTCGGTCGATGCCATCTGGAAAGTACCGCACTTCGAAAAAATGTTATACGACAACGGACAGTTAATAAGCCTTTATGCCGAGGCCTATCAGCTCACTAAAATTCCCGAGTACAAACAGGTAATAGAACAAACACTCGAGTTTATCGATAGGGAATTAAGCTTGCCCGAAGGGGGTTTTTACTCCTCGCTCGATGCCGATAGCGAAGGGGTTGAAGGTAAATTTTATGTGTGGGAAAAGGCGGAAGTTGATCAGCTTTTGGGCAATCAATCCGAGCTGTTTTGTGAGTATTATGGCATTACTGATCGAGCCAATTGGGAGGAAGGAAATATTCTCATGATTCAGAGCGAAAAAGCGACATTGGCCGATCAATTTCAGATATCCGTAAAGAAACTGGAAGAAGTTTTAGAGAAGGGGAGAAGAGCTCTTCTGGAGAAAAGAAAGGACCGAATTCGGCCAGGTTTGGACGATAAATCGCTAACCAGTTGGAATGCGCTCATGCTAAAGGGATACGTAGATGCGTACAAGGCTTTGGGTGATGAAGAGTATTTGAATAAAGCCATTAAAAATGCTGAGTTCATTCAGAAATACCTTTGGAAAGGGAAAGCACATTTGCACCGCAATTACAAAGATGGGAATTCGAAAATCAATGGGTTTTTAGACGATTACAGCTTTACCATCGAAGCTTTTGTTGCACTTTATCAGGCAACTTTTAACGAGGAATGGTTGCTGAAAGCGAATGATTTGCTCGAGCATGTTATCCTTCATTTTTCCGATGAGCAGTCGGGCATGTTTTTCTATACATCCGACGAAGATCCTAATTTAATTGCCCGCAAAATGGAATTGATTGATAATGTGATTCCATCATCGAATTCATCCATTGCAAAAAGCTTGTTTTTAGTAGGAACTTATTTAGATAAGGGCAGATACATAGAGCGTTCCGGGCAGATGCTAGCGAATGTGAAGCCACGCCTCGAAAAATCAATATCCTATCATTCCAATTGGGGACAGTTGTATTTTTGGTTGGTAAATCCACTCATCGAAATTGTTGTTGTAGGAGAAGATGCCATAGCTCAGAAACGGAAAATTGAAGAATTGTTTTTACCCAATGTCTTGATTTCTGGGAGCAAATCAGAAAGTATTCTGCCCTTACTTCAAAATCGTTATGTAAATGGACAAACAACTTTCTATCTTTGTAAAAATCATACCTGTAAATTGCCTGTATCCAATGTGAATGATCTGCTAAAACAATTAAACACAATGAACGGTTATCAGTAA
- a CDS encoding M48 family metallopeptidase — protein MMKKNMRTILLSGFLLFAIACATVPITGRKQMNLFPETEMIATSLTQYDAFLKESKLSDNKEQTAMVKSCGARISAAVEKFMTDNGLSDRIANFVWEFNLVDDETPNAWCMPGGKVVFYTGILPYTQTETGLAVVMGHEIAHAIARHGNERMSQQMGIQALGTGLSMALNEKPAETQQIWMTAFGVGANVGVMLPFSRSHESEADKMGLIFMAMAGYNPAEAIEFWKRMAESGGEKPPEFLSTHPADDTRVKDLQAYLPEAMKYYKK, from the coding sequence ATGATGAAGAAAAACATGCGTACCATTTTGCTTTCGGGCTTTTTGTTGTTTGCAATTGCATGTGCAACAGTGCCTATCACCGGAAGAAAACAAATGAATCTGTTTCCGGAAACAGAAATGATTGCTACCAGTTTAACTCAATACGATGCTTTTTTAAAGGAGAGCAAACTCTCCGACAACAAGGAACAAACCGCCATGGTAAAATCCTGCGGTGCCCGAATTTCTGCGGCAGTCGAAAAATTCATGACTGATAATGGTCTGAGCGATCGCATTGCAAATTTCGTTTGGGAGTTCAACTTAGTTGATGATGAAACCCCTAACGCATGGTGCATGCCAGGCGGTAAAGTGGTTTTCTATACCGGAATTTTACCCTACACACAAACCGAAACGGGTCTGGCTGTTGTGATGGGACACGAAATTGCTCACGCCATTGCCCGTCATGGTAACGAGCGAATGAGTCAGCAAATGGGTATTCAGGCTCTAGGTACAGGACTCTCAATGGCTTTAAATGAGAAGCCTGCCGAAACACAACAAATTTGGATGACTGCCTTTGGTGTTGGTGCCAATGTTGGTGTAATGCTTCCCTTCTCGCGTTCTCACGAATCCGAAGCCGATAAAATGGGTTTGATATTTATGGCTATGGCCGGATACAATCCTGCAGAAGCAATTGAATTTTGGAAACGAATGGCTGAGAGTGGAGGCGAAAAGCCACCGGAATTCTTATCGACTCACCCAGCTGATGATACTCGTGTGAAAGATCTACAGGCATACCTGCCAGAAGCAATGAAGTATTACAAGAAGTAG